In one window of Corallococcus macrosporus DNA:
- a CDS encoding vWA domain-containing protein, giving the protein MLARRLTPLRQRLDALRQPVAARGGAWSWPFGRKLKGPEDLGLPVLVALDRELDRVGIHTAADARLLLALGTQRGRAGALAQGLAARANQALEEYEECLRLVERAHRSGDMPPGALTALDRGFVRLARAVKVADLFGRPLEAQGGDDGPFEIFERPSETTRERPPANARLAVAELLAARARDNVIDLVQKRRDLDLAHEMLLRLGTTDADRARSMALRNDVAEARERVREVPPTRSLEALVRGVRETAQKDPRGAYRSLQGLYERAIEAGDAELASAARRALTPLLPPEPRLTRMVEEAEAGARLQWLGEADAEADSGRETEDAPDEQLADLAFSLKPEQLATFDLAAGCARFFDVEDALSEEIVEKDAAAARAVPRQVPYPTQTMSFATTGSLDEVHQFVITDPRRILQDLAAHRQLVRTYLDDAPPPKPRKVKRTAVRVYVCDASGSMHGARARFRDALIIAELNNLRVKARRGENFDPLYFSFFNDVPTELARVDTAAEATRQIEKLFRDSPAEGQTDISLALLSAFDSIRAAQGRDPYLARATVVLITDGEDRVDLDLIRRTRAPMGALDIALSFISLGEENPDLKSLVLEQRAAGGRAFYHPLSDEEIRWARTEFDTPWRTLLPRDVPASLEALEALAPHLDALEAVAAGRAPGTGVAVEASFDALFPATPPASTVPEKPGMELVARVTDILEAVGEAASLAPADRRATESVVLLQHLLSVYGLTPARYLAVLSGGARPVGEALERVRLLCRPFG; this is encoded by the coding sequence GTGCTGGCGCGTCGGCTCACCCCCCTGCGGCAGCGCCTGGATGCGCTCCGCCAGCCCGTGGCGGCGCGTGGCGGCGCGTGGTCCTGGCCCTTCGGCCGCAAGCTGAAGGGGCCGGAGGACCTGGGCCTGCCGGTGCTCGTGGCGCTCGACCGTGAGCTGGACCGCGTGGGCATCCACACCGCCGCGGACGCGCGGCTGCTGCTCGCGCTGGGCACCCAGCGGGGGAGGGCGGGGGCGCTCGCGCAGGGGCTCGCGGCGCGCGCGAACCAGGCGCTGGAGGAGTACGAGGAGTGCCTGCGTCTGGTCGAGCGGGCGCACCGCTCCGGGGACATGCCGCCCGGTGCCTTGACGGCGTTGGACCGCGGCTTCGTGCGGCTGGCGCGCGCGGTCAAGGTCGCGGACCTCTTCGGACGTCCGCTGGAAGCGCAGGGCGGAGACGACGGGCCGTTCGAAATCTTCGAGCGCCCGAGCGAGACGACCCGGGAGCGCCCGCCGGCCAACGCGCGCCTGGCCGTCGCGGAGCTGCTGGCCGCCCGCGCGCGGGACAACGTCATCGACCTGGTGCAGAAGCGGCGCGACCTGGACCTGGCCCACGAGATGCTGCTGCGCCTGGGCACGACGGACGCGGACCGCGCGCGGAGCATGGCGCTGCGCAACGACGTGGCGGAGGCCCGTGAGCGGGTGCGTGAAGTGCCGCCCACGCGCTCCCTGGAGGCGCTGGTGCGCGGCGTGAGGGAGACGGCCCAGAAGGATCCCAGGGGTGCCTACCGTTCGCTGCAGGGCCTCTACGAGCGCGCCATCGAGGCGGGGGACGCGGAGCTGGCCTCGGCTGCTCGGCGCGCGCTGACGCCGCTGCTTCCCCCGGAGCCCAGGCTGACGCGGATGGTGGAGGAGGCGGAGGCGGGCGCTCGGCTGCAGTGGCTGGGGGAGGCGGACGCGGAGGCGGACTCCGGACGCGAGACGGAGGACGCGCCGGACGAGCAGCTCGCGGACCTGGCGTTCTCCCTGAAGCCGGAGCAACTGGCCACGTTCGACCTGGCGGCGGGGTGCGCCCGTTTCTTCGACGTGGAGGACGCGCTGTCGGAGGAGATCGTCGAGAAGGACGCCGCCGCGGCCCGGGCCGTCCCGCGCCAGGTGCCCTATCCGACGCAGACGATGTCGTTCGCCACGACGGGGAGCCTGGACGAGGTCCATCAGTTCGTCATCACGGATCCGCGGCGCATCCTCCAGGACCTCGCGGCGCACCGTCAGCTCGTGCGCACCTACCTTGACGACGCGCCGCCCCCCAAGCCGCGCAAGGTGAAGCGCACCGCCGTGCGCGTCTACGTCTGTGACGCCTCCGGCTCCATGCACGGCGCACGGGCTCGCTTCCGTGACGCGCTGATCATCGCGGAGCTGAACAACCTGCGCGTGAAGGCCCGGCGCGGAGAAAACTTCGACCCGCTCTACTTCAGCTTCTTCAACGACGTGCCCACGGAGCTGGCCCGCGTGGACACCGCCGCGGAGGCGACACGGCAGATCGAAAAGCTCTTCCGGGACTCGCCCGCGGAGGGGCAGACGGACATCTCGCTGGCCCTGCTGTCCGCGTTCGACTCCATCCGCGCCGCGCAGGGGCGGGACCCGTACCTCGCTCGCGCCACGGTGGTGCTCATCACCGACGGCGAGGACCGCGTGGACCTGGACCTCATCCGCCGCACGCGTGCGCCCATGGGCGCCCTGGACATCGCGCTGAGCTTCATCTCGCTGGGCGAGGAGAACCCGGACCTCAAGTCCCTGGTGCTGGAGCAACGCGCCGCTGGAGGCCGCGCCTTCTACCACCCGCTCTCCGACGAGGAGATCCGCTGGGCGCGCACGGAGTTCGACACGCCCTGGCGCACGCTGCTGCCGCGCGACGTGCCCGCCTCGCTGGAGGCCCTGGAGGCGCTGGCCCCGCACCTGGACGCGCTGGAGGCGGTGGCGGCCGGCCGCGCGCCCGGGACGGGGGTGGCCGTGGAGGCGTCCTTCGACGCGCTCTTCCCTGCCACGCCCCCGGCATCCACCGTGCCGGAGAAGCCCGGCATGGAGCTGGTGGCGCGGGTGACGGACATCCTGGAAGCGGTGGGCGAGGCCGCGTCGCTCGCTCCCGCGGACCGGCGCGCGACAGAGAGCGTGGTGCTCCTGCAGCACCTGCTGTCCGTCTATGGACTCACGCCCGCGCGCTACCTGGCCGTGCTGTCCGGCGGCGCGCGTCCGGTGGGCGAGGCACTGGAACGGGTGCGGCTGCTCTGCCGCCCGTTCGGGTAG
- the dnaK gene encoding molecular chaperone DnaK has protein sequence MGKIIGIDLGTTNSVVAIMEGREPKVIVNEEGAPTTPSVVAFTKDGERLVGQVAKRQAITNPEQTVYSVKRFMGRRFEETTEEAKLVPYKVARGPNGDARVDIAGKQYSAPEISAQVLLKLKRAAENYLGEKVTEAVITVPAYFNDAQRQATKDAGEIAGLTVRRIVNEPTAAALAYGMDKKKDEKIAVYDFGGGTFDVSILEVGESVVDVLATNGDTHLGGDNIDLEIMNWLISEFKKDTGLDVSKDKMVIQRLKEAAEKAKIELSSAMQTDINLPFLTADASGPKHLNVKLTRAKFEQMIGPLVERSLEPCRKCLKDAGLEPKDLNEVVLVGGTTRIPMVQEAVKRLFGKEPNRTVNPDEVVAVGAAVQAGVLSGEVKDILLLDVTPLSLGVETLGGVMTKLIERNTTIPTRKSETFSTAADGQTQVEIHVLQGEREMAGDNRSLGRFHLTGMPPAPRGVPQIEVTFDIDANGILNVSAKDKATGKEQKVTISHSSGLSKDEVTKMVDDARSNESADKARRELVEVKNQAESQAYAAEKMVKENKDKLTPDVAKAIEDGVAELNKVREGQDKDAIKAALEKLQQASYKAAEEMYRATGGAPGATPPPGAEPSAAPGSSAQPSAKDDVVDAEFRQS, from the coding sequence GTGGGCAAGATTATCGGAATCGACCTGGGCACCACGAACAGCGTGGTGGCGATCATGGAGGGTCGCGAGCCCAAGGTCATCGTCAACGAAGAGGGAGCCCCCACCACGCCTTCAGTGGTCGCGTTCACGAAGGACGGGGAGCGCCTGGTCGGTCAGGTGGCGAAGCGCCAGGCCATCACCAACCCGGAGCAGACCGTCTACTCGGTGAAGCGCTTCATGGGCCGCCGTTTCGAGGAGACGACCGAGGAAGCGAAGCTCGTCCCCTACAAGGTGGCCCGGGGCCCCAACGGCGACGCGCGCGTGGACATCGCGGGCAAGCAGTACAGCGCGCCGGAGATCAGCGCGCAGGTGCTGCTGAAGCTCAAGCGCGCCGCGGAGAACTACCTGGGTGAGAAGGTGACGGAGGCGGTCATCACCGTCCCCGCGTACTTCAACGACGCCCAGCGCCAGGCCACGAAGGACGCCGGTGAGATCGCCGGCCTCACGGTGCGCCGCATCGTGAACGAGCCCACCGCCGCCGCGCTCGCGTACGGCATGGACAAGAAGAAGGACGAGAAGATCGCCGTCTACGACTTCGGCGGCGGCACCTTCGACGTGTCCATCCTGGAGGTGGGCGAGAGCGTCGTGGACGTGCTCGCGACCAACGGCGACACGCACCTGGGCGGTGACAACATCGACCTGGAGATCATGAACTGGCTGATCAGCGAGTTCAAGAAGGACACCGGGCTCGACGTCAGCAAGGACAAGATGGTCATCCAGCGCCTGAAGGAGGCGGCGGAGAAGGCCAAGATCGAGCTGTCCAGCGCGATGCAGACGGACATCAACCTGCCGTTCCTCACGGCGGACGCGTCCGGTCCGAAGCACCTGAACGTGAAGCTCACGCGCGCCAAGTTCGAGCAGATGATTGGGCCGCTGGTGGAGCGTTCGCTGGAGCCGTGCCGCAAGTGCCTCAAGGACGCGGGCCTGGAGCCCAAGGACCTCAACGAGGTCGTGCTCGTGGGCGGTACCACGCGCATCCCCATGGTGCAGGAGGCGGTGAAGCGGCTGTTCGGCAAGGAGCCGAACCGCACGGTGAACCCGGACGAGGTCGTGGCGGTGGGCGCCGCGGTGCAGGCGGGCGTGCTCTCCGGCGAGGTGAAGGACATCCTCCTGCTGGACGTGACGCCGCTGTCGCTGGGCGTGGAGACGCTGGGCGGCGTGATGACGAAGCTCATCGAGCGCAACACGACCATCCCCACGCGCAAGTCGGAGACCTTCTCCACGGCGGCGGACGGCCAGACGCAGGTGGAGATCCACGTGCTGCAGGGTGAGCGCGAGATGGCGGGCGACAACCGCAGCCTCGGCCGCTTCCACCTGACGGGCATGCCTCCGGCGCCGCGCGGCGTGCCGCAGATCGAGGTGACGTTCGACATCGACGCGAACGGCATCCTCAACGTCAGCGCGAAGGACAAGGCGACCGGCAAGGAGCAGAAGGTCACCATCAGCCACTCGTCCGGTCTGTCGAAGGACGAAGTGACCAAGATGGTCGACGACGCTCGCAGCAACGAGTCCGCCGACAAGGCGCGCCGCGAGCTGGTCGAGGTGAAGAACCAGGCGGAGAGCCAGGCCTACGCCGCGGAGAAGATGGTCAAGGAGAACAAGGACAAGCTCACCCCCGACGTGGCGAAGGCCATCGAGGACGGTGTCGCGGAGCTCAACAAGGTCCGCGAGGGGCAGGACAAGGACGCCATCAAGGCGGCCCTCGAGAAGCTCCAGCAGGCCAGCTACAAGGCGGCGGAGGAGATGTACCGCGCCACCGGCGGCGCGCCGGGCGCCACGCCTCCTCCGGGCGCCGAGCCCTCCGCGGCTCCGGGCTCCAGCGCCCAGCCGTCCGCGAAGGACGACGTGGTGGACGCCGAGTTCCGCCAGTCGTAA
- a CDS encoding AAA family ATPase — protein sequence MTSPPPNLQAAQSFRRFFGELRETYLERETLFTQIELALLCREHVLVVGPPGTAKSAVASAVLGRITDEVSGLPSLFSKQIAETTLQTDLIGPVDFKVLTETGRTEYLTDEGMLGAVHAFLDEVFDGRDMLLRSILNVMYERELKHGRKVTAGRTECVVMTSNRYLTEVLARSPELLLAFADRLSFISFVPKAFARRESRAAMLHRFVHGTRPDLRATLTLQQLDLLQDAVAQVKVPGHVLEGVEMLTDALERALVAQVSKLPDYVPTKYFSQRSVVKALWTLKAAVVRDQIYRRPDRPLEATVEDLDALRWFFLLGGPPAAEADALLKAAVDPRERAQLEIVRLEQRTFDEVLGKVRQELGGGVEREATTLAAADDVNAAEGLSRNWQAGVVSSTARGVLGKLVPGPRHGQNRAPLLVAARALVAALEQRLSRGMTAGQGEGRGGVSLLIAIRDVLELCRAVPELKPGYPALCEASARFLEQALEMSASAAEGLAFEDSVKMEWLVGLAENLEEELGVMGSLAAMLSEAVPSLHERLRDADRDTRRRVVAALRRRVSAAFPAQTPRGRKDPLDALSADSRRLTQLENALTALDPSQAGLKQELLRPLSVAYAREVLGATPFERIEQYGRAVQAVAENLRREGVTAEPVLAECRDLMENRLREHARVLSREVASPPPAPNAVLNGDAYTYYRGELSAQAPDGELSALVGLDGQLMAARPPSAAAFLSDTVRAAVAEAELSFLQSRIKYLRSWLTQLLTALPAPEALNGRADAERTFERLVRSRFPQLALKEGELVRLKATLGMLETLPGELGESARKLSAQLRGIDEDFGRFSRQVLERRTAQ from the coding sequence GTGACTTCGCCTCCTCCGAACCTGCAGGCCGCCCAGTCCTTTCGCCGCTTCTTCGGGGAGCTGCGGGAGACGTACCTGGAGCGCGAAACGCTGTTCACGCAGATTGAGCTGGCGCTGCTCTGCCGCGAGCACGTGCTGGTGGTGGGGCCGCCCGGGACGGCGAAGAGCGCGGTCGCCAGCGCCGTCCTGGGACGCATCACCGACGAGGTGTCCGGGCTGCCGTCGCTGTTCTCCAAGCAGATCGCGGAGACGACGCTGCAGACGGACCTCATCGGTCCGGTGGACTTCAAGGTGCTCACGGAGACGGGCCGCACCGAGTACCTCACCGACGAGGGCATGCTGGGGGCGGTGCACGCGTTCCTGGACGAGGTCTTCGACGGCCGGGACATGCTGCTGCGCTCCATCCTCAACGTGATGTACGAGCGCGAGCTGAAGCATGGCCGCAAGGTGACGGCGGGCCGCACCGAGTGCGTGGTGATGACGAGCAACCGGTACCTCACGGAGGTGCTGGCGCGCTCGCCGGAGCTGCTGCTGGCGTTCGCGGACCGGTTGAGCTTCATCAGCTTCGTGCCCAAGGCCTTCGCCCGGCGGGAGAGCCGGGCCGCCATGCTGCACCGCTTCGTGCACGGGACGCGGCCGGACCTGCGCGCCACGCTGACGCTCCAGCAGTTGGACCTGCTCCAGGACGCGGTGGCCCAGGTGAAGGTGCCCGGCCACGTGCTGGAGGGCGTGGAGATGCTGACGGACGCGCTGGAGCGCGCGCTCGTGGCGCAGGTGTCGAAGCTGCCGGACTACGTGCCCACGAAGTACTTCTCCCAGCGCTCGGTGGTGAAGGCGCTCTGGACGCTGAAGGCCGCGGTGGTGCGCGATCAGATCTACCGCCGTCCGGACCGGCCGCTCGAGGCGACGGTGGAGGACCTGGACGCGCTGCGCTGGTTCTTCCTCCTGGGCGGCCCGCCCGCGGCGGAGGCGGACGCGCTGCTCAAGGCGGCGGTGGACCCGCGTGAGCGGGCGCAGCTGGAGATCGTCCGGCTGGAGCAGCGCACCTTCGACGAGGTCCTGGGCAAGGTGCGCCAGGAGCTGGGCGGCGGCGTGGAGCGCGAGGCGACGACGCTCGCGGCCGCGGATGACGTGAATGCCGCGGAGGGCCTGAGCCGCAACTGGCAGGCGGGCGTGGTGTCCAGCACCGCGCGCGGGGTGCTGGGGAAGCTGGTGCCCGGTCCTCGCCACGGACAGAACCGGGCCCCGCTGCTGGTGGCGGCGCGCGCGCTGGTGGCGGCCCTGGAGCAGCGGCTGTCGCGGGGCATGACGGCGGGGCAGGGCGAGGGGCGCGGCGGGGTGTCGCTGCTCATCGCCATCCGCGACGTCCTGGAGCTGTGCCGGGCGGTGCCGGAGCTGAAGCCGGGCTACCCCGCGCTGTGCGAGGCGTCCGCGCGGTTCCTGGAGCAGGCGCTGGAGATGAGCGCGTCCGCGGCGGAGGGGCTCGCGTTCGAGGACAGCGTCAAGATGGAGTGGCTGGTCGGGCTCGCGGAGAACCTGGAGGAGGAGCTGGGCGTGATGGGCTCGCTGGCGGCGATGCTCAGCGAAGCGGTGCCCTCCCTCCACGAACGGCTGCGCGACGCGGACCGGGACACGCGCCGCCGGGTGGTGGCCGCGCTCCGGCGCAGGGTTTCGGCGGCGTTCCCCGCGCAGACGCCCCGGGGCCGCAAGGATCCGCTGGACGCGCTGTCCGCGGACTCGCGGCGCCTCACCCAGTTGGAGAACGCCCTGACGGCGCTGGACCCCTCGCAGGCCGGGTTGAAGCAGGAGCTGCTCCGGCCGCTGAGCGTGGCGTACGCGCGCGAGGTGCTGGGCGCCACGCCGTTCGAGCGCATCGAGCAGTACGGCCGCGCGGTGCAGGCGGTGGCGGAGAACCTGCGGCGCGAGGGCGTGACGGCGGAGCCGGTGCTCGCCGAGTGCCGCGACCTGATGGAGAACCGCCTCCGGGAGCACGCTCGCGTGCTGTCGCGCGAGGTGGCGAGTCCTCCTCCAGCCCCGAACGCCGTGCTCAACGGCGACGCGTACACCTACTACCGGGGCGAGCTGTCCGCGCAGGCTCCCGACGGCGAGCTGTCCGCGCTGGTGGGCCTGGACGGACAGTTGATGGCGGCGCGTCCCCCGTCGGCCGCGGCGTTCCTCTCCGACACGGTGCGCGCGGCGGTGGCCGAGGCGGAGCTGTCCTTCCTCCAGTCGCGCATCAAGTACCTGCGCAGCTGGCTGACGCAGTTGCTGACCGCGCTGCCCGCGCCGGAAGCGCTCAACGGCCGTGCGGACGCGGAGCGTACCTTCGAACGGCTGGTGCGCAGCCGCTTCCCCCAGCTCGCGCTCAAGGAGGGCGAGCTGGTGCGGCTCAAGGCCACCCTGGGCATGCTGGAGACGCTCCCGGGCGAGCTGGGCGAGAGCGCGCGCAAGCTGTCCGCGCAGCTTCGCGGCATCGATGAGGACTTCGGACGCTTCAGCCGGCAGGTGCTGGAGCGGCGGACCGCGCAGTGA
- a CDS encoding thiol-disulfide oxidoreductase DCC family protein — protein MTTLQTTPPGHDVVLYDSHCRVCSGAAREMRKLVGGQGTQLLSFRDEGVLDAFPGVSFERCEKAMQLIQADGRVLEGAEAIVRALGRRPLGRLLYVYYVPGFKQLADAVYGVVARYRFRIAGRDCPDGACAVHFK, from the coding sequence ATGACGACGCTCCAGACGACACCGCCGGGACACGACGTGGTCCTCTACGACAGCCACTGCCGCGTGTGCAGCGGCGCCGCGCGGGAGATGCGCAAGCTGGTGGGCGGGCAGGGCACGCAGCTGCTCTCGTTCCGCGACGAGGGCGTGCTGGACGCCTTCCCGGGCGTGAGCTTCGAGCGCTGTGAGAAGGCCATGCAGCTCATCCAGGCGGATGGCCGGGTCCTGGAGGGCGCGGAGGCCATCGTCCGCGCGCTGGGCAGGCGGCCCCTGGGGCGGCTGCTCTACGTGTACTACGTGCCGGGCTTCAAGCAGCTGGCGGACGCGGTGTATGGGGTGGTGGCCCGCTACCGCTTCCGCATCGCGGGTCGCGACTGCCCCGACGGGGCCTGCGCGGTGCACTTCAAATAG
- a CDS encoding DNA integrity scanning protein DisA nucleotide-binding domain protein, whose product MSDNTKFDREFLRSALSLAAKSEVDHFLYISDTPIPPEDLRGKPARKKLVYAVTLDKLAQEHQHKKVRALVIPAYDYSRTERVKVALVSALSQGAFKEGDLVLCMTGKVGRAPDTLMQMRIGGSLDDRLAIEGVKLGEEFNSQVVDALIQLALQIGQEGFEGHPIGTIITIGDHTAVLEKSRQLTINPFQGLSESERNVLDPKIRDAIKNFSVLDGAFVIREDGVVLAAGRYLSANDDTVKIPLGLGARHAAAAGITSTTHCIALVVSQTSGAVRLLKGGNIVLELHQTARRN is encoded by the coding sequence TTGAGCGACAACACGAAGTTCGATCGGGAATTCTTGCGCTCGGCGCTCTCCCTGGCCGCCAAGAGCGAGGTCGACCACTTCCTCTACATCTCCGACACGCCGATTCCTCCGGAGGACCTCCGGGGTAAGCCCGCGCGCAAGAAACTGGTGTACGCGGTGACGCTGGACAAGCTGGCGCAGGAGCACCAGCACAAGAAGGTCCGCGCGCTCGTCATCCCCGCGTACGACTACTCGCGCACGGAGCGGGTGAAGGTGGCGCTCGTGTCCGCGCTGTCCCAGGGCGCGTTCAAGGAAGGCGACCTCGTGCTCTGCATGACGGGCAAGGTGGGCCGCGCGCCGGACACGCTGATGCAGATGCGCATCGGCGGGTCGCTGGACGACCGGCTGGCCATCGAGGGCGTGAAGCTGGGCGAGGAGTTCAACTCGCAGGTGGTGGACGCGCTGATCCAACTGGCGCTGCAGATTGGCCAGGAGGGCTTCGAGGGCCACCCCATCGGGACCATCATCACGATTGGCGACCACACGGCCGTGCTGGAGAAGAGCAGGCAGCTGACCATCAACCCGTTCCAGGGCCTGTCGGAGTCCGAGCGCAACGTGCTCGACCCGAAGATCCGCGACGCCATCAAGAACTTCTCCGTGCTGGACGGTGCGTTCGTCATCCGCGAGGACGGCGTGGTGCTGGCCGCGGGCCGCTACCTGTCCGCCAACGACGACACGGTGAAGATTCCGCTGGGCCTGGGCGCGCGCCACGCGGCCGCCGCGGGCATCACCTCCACCACCCACTGCATCGCGCTCGTGGTGAGCCAGACGTCGGGCGCGGTGCGGCTGCTCAAGGGCGGCAACATCGTGCTGGAGCTGCACCAGACGGCGCGGCGGAACTAG
- a CDS encoding TraR/DksA family transcriptional regulator: MNQKDLKRYKKMLEDSKASLLESAKKTLVEESSFDTDDLPDEIDQAASEYTQSMVFRLRDREKFLLQKIDAALKRVEDGTFGICERCEEDISPKRLDARPVTTLCIRCKEEQEKKEKSYG; this comes from the coding sequence GTGAACCAGAAAGATCTCAAGCGTTACAAGAAGATGCTCGAGGACAGCAAAGCGAGCCTGCTCGAAAGCGCGAAGAAGACCCTGGTGGAGGAATCGTCCTTCGACACGGACGACCTGCCTGACGAAATCGACCAGGCCGCCTCTGAGTACACCCAGTCCATGGTCTTCCGTCTGCGCGACCGGGAGAAGTTCCTCCTGCAGAAGATCGACGCCGCGCTCAAGCGCGTGGAGGACGGCACCTTCGGCATCTGCGAGCGCTGCGAGGAGGACATCTCCCCCAAGCGTCTGGATGCGCGTCCGGTGACGACGCTCTGCATCCGCTGCAAGGAAGAGCAGGAGAAGAAGGAGAAGTCCTACGGCTGA
- a CDS encoding PspA/IM30 family protein has translation MFGFLKRKKTPPAPVDPLATFDRLIEDLERQAAEVRKSAATLLALKGELSRGVTRYTARLGDIAGRRQTAHDRGDAKGVGVLERDRVQTERLLESTRESLRRAERDSELLLGAASELGERVADLRIERESASARMAAGGVVTEALREQVERFDRVMALEAARDEVEKAHALADIYREEHQPPATPERVK, from the coding sequence ATGTTCGGCTTCCTCAAACGCAAGAAGACGCCTCCGGCGCCCGTGGACCCGCTGGCCACGTTCGACCGGCTCATCGAGGACCTGGAGCGCCAGGCGGCCGAGGTGCGCAAGTCCGCCGCCACGCTGCTGGCCCTCAAGGGCGAGCTCTCCCGAGGCGTGACGCGCTACACGGCCCGCCTGGGCGACATCGCCGGGCGGCGCCAGACGGCGCATGACCGGGGCGACGCGAAGGGCGTGGGCGTGCTGGAGCGCGACCGCGTGCAGACCGAACGCCTGCTGGAGTCCACGCGCGAGTCGCTGCGGCGCGCGGAGCGGGACTCGGAGCTGTTGCTCGGCGCGGCCAGCGAGCTGGGCGAGCGCGTGGCGGACCTGCGCATCGAGCGCGAGAGCGCGTCCGCGCGGATGGCCGCGGGCGGCGTCGTCACCGAGGCGCTGCGCGAGCAGGTGGAGCGCTTCGACCGGGTGATGGCGCTGGAGGCCGCGCGCGACGAGGTGGAGAAGGCGCACGCGCTGGCGGACATCTACCGCGAGGAGCACCAGCCCCCCGCGACGCCCGAGCGCGTGAAGTAG
- a CDS encoding FHA domain-containing protein — protein sequence MDAVEYCPRCDTENSRDATVCRACGSALRSGTMVMAVAHVSSRPQVSIRVVRADGGPESLVRMQRDTLTCGQQADIALNDDPFIMPVQARFFFSGARLAIEDVGGANGVFVRLRNERELPAGGELRLGRQRLVLEPIPAAALGPGGTQVWGSPDPGYRLRLIQLLEGGLRGAAYPLKDGDNLLGREQGDIAFPTDGFVSGRHALLQVRGDRLMVRDVGSSNGTFIRLAGPTFVDNGDHFLIGRQLLRVEIQPAAA from the coding sequence ATGGACGCCGTGGAATATTGCCCCCGCTGTGACACCGAGAATTCCCGGGATGCCACTGTGTGCCGAGCTTGTGGCTCGGCGCTCCGCTCCGGGACCATGGTGATGGCCGTGGCGCACGTCTCGTCGCGCCCGCAGGTGTCCATCCGCGTGGTGCGGGCGGACGGCGGCCCCGAGTCGCTCGTGCGCATGCAGCGCGACACCCTCACCTGCGGCCAGCAGGCGGACATCGCGCTCAACGACGACCCCTTCATCATGCCCGTGCAGGCGCGCTTCTTCTTCTCCGGCGCCCGGCTCGCCATCGAGGACGTGGGAGGCGCCAACGGCGTCTTCGTGCGCCTGCGCAACGAGCGCGAGCTGCCCGCCGGCGGAGAGCTGCGCCTGGGCCGTCAGCGCTTGGTGCTGGAGCCCATCCCCGCCGCGGCGCTGGGCCCGGGCGGCACGCAGGTGTGGGGCTCGCCGGATCCGGGCTACCGGCTGCGGCTCATCCAGCTGCTGGAGGGCGGCCTGCGCGGCGCGGCCTACCCGCTCAAGGACGGCGACAACCTGCTGGGTCGTGAGCAGGGCGACATCGCCTTCCCCACGGACGGCTTCGTGTCCGGGCGGCATGCGCTGCTACAGGTCAGGGGGGACCGGCTGATGGTGCGCGACGTGGGCTCGTCCAACGGCACGTTCATCCGGCTGGCGGGGCCGACCTTCGTCGACAACGGCGACCACTTCCTCATCGGCCGTCAGCTGCTGCGGGTGGAGATCCAGCCCGCGGCGGCCTGA